A genome region from Fodinibius salicampi includes the following:
- a CDS encoding JAB domain-containing protein produces the protein MNTNVKIEKSPSLAEVKLKYKNDQPIKSFPEITSPEKAEQVLREIWDTDSIQLKEEFVVLLLNNAKRLLGWSKISSGGGTATIVDPASVFQVALLANATSIILAHNHPSGNLKVSKADKNLTHRIKNSGNMLGISVEDHIILTADGYISLLQKGIL, from the coding sequence ATGAACACGAATGTAAAGATAGAAAAATCACCGTCACTTGCAGAAGTCAAACTAAAATATAAAAACGATCAACCCATTAAATCATTTCCAGAAATCACCTCCCCTGAAAAAGCAGAACAGGTACTGCGTGAAATATGGGATACCGACAGCATCCAGTTAAAAGAGGAATTTGTCGTACTGCTCCTAAATAATGCCAAAAGACTATTAGGCTGGAGTAAAATTAGCTCTGGTGGAGGAACAGCTACCATTGTAGATCCAGCTTCGGTATTTCAAGTAGCCCTACTGGCTAATGCAACATCTATTATTTTAGCTCATAATCATCCCAGTGGTAATCTTAAAGTTTCTAAAGCTGATAAAAACCTGACCCATAGAATTAAGAACTCGGGAAATATGCTTGGCATATCAGTAGAAGATCATATTATCCTAACGGCTGATGGTTACATTTCACTGCTTCAAAAAGGAATCCTTTAA